The following coding sequences are from one Paenarthrobacter ureafaciens window:
- a CDS encoding SDR family oxidoreductase, producing MSHEKLPIVLTGVSSGIGAKTADILALRGIPLIGIDRNPPSEFPGTFVQADLSTQEGIAAAAAAVAAEATDGIAGLANIAGVPGTAPWRTVLAVNVFGVRGLIRALAPLLHEGAAVVNLASSVAVNWRDVKAKCSAFALAPDQASALDSVADDEEVTGESYLFSKQCVRVLTEHLAAELLPQRIRVNSVSPGPVATPILEDFKKDHGRDKVEGAGALLGRFGEPDDIATVIDFLLRPESGWVNGSDIRVDGGLGAYRGSGLAAVAG from the coding sequence ATGTCCCACGAGAAACTGCCCATCGTCCTGACCGGGGTTTCTTCCGGAATCGGGGCAAAGACGGCTGACATCCTCGCCCTCCGCGGAATTCCGCTGATCGGCATTGACCGCAACCCGCCGTCGGAATTCCCCGGTACGTTCGTCCAGGCGGACCTTTCCACCCAGGAGGGGATCGCTGCTGCTGCAGCCGCGGTGGCGGCTGAGGCAACGGACGGGATCGCAGGGCTGGCAAATATCGCAGGCGTCCCCGGGACCGCGCCGTGGCGGACCGTGTTGGCCGTCAACGTCTTCGGCGTCCGCGGGCTGATCCGTGCGCTCGCCCCGCTGCTTCACGAGGGAGCCGCCGTCGTGAACCTGGCCTCCAGCGTTGCCGTGAACTGGAGGGATGTGAAAGCCAAGTGCTCTGCCTTCGCGTTGGCCCCTGATCAGGCGTCAGCCTTGGATTCCGTCGCAGACGATGAAGAGGTCACCGGTGAGTCCTACCTTTTCTCCAAGCAATGCGTAAGGGTACTCACCGAACACTTGGCGGCAGAGTTGCTGCCTCAGAGAATCCGCGTCAACAGCGTCAGCCCGGGACCTGTGGCCACCCCTATCCTTGAGGATTTCAAGAAGGACCACGGCCGCGACAAGGTGGAGGGAGCCGGCGCCCTGCTGGGCCGCTTTGGCGAGCCGGATGACATCGCGACTGTCATCGACTTCCTGCTCCGCCCCGAGTCGGGCTGGGTGAACGGATCGGACATCCGCGTTGACGGTGGTCTCGGCGCGTACCGCGGTTCCGGGCTCGCCGCCGTCGCCGGTTGA